A stretch of the Notamacropus eugenii isolate mMacEug1 chromosome 2, mMacEug1.pri_v2, whole genome shotgun sequence genome encodes the following:
- the LOC140523293 gene encoding putative olfactory receptor 5AK3, whose amino-acid sequence MAQGNSTTVTEFILLGFTIHQELQYILFLVFLFVCVTSVVGNVGMILIIKIDSHLHTPMYIFLQHLAFVDFCYTSTLTPKMLQNFLVTHKSISFSGCLIQLLLYAMFATIDCYLLVAMAIDWYVAICNPLCYPVVMSQRVSIQLIAGSYVMGSLNASIHTGFTFSLFFCNSNTINHFFCDVPPLLTLSCSRTNINIMLLIVCMGFNLISTLMVVFLSYIYIMAAILRMCSVARRSKTSSTYASHLMAIMIFYGTLSYMYLQPSSNESQENDYVASVF is encoded by the coding sequence ATGGCCCAAGGAAACAGCACCACAGTGACTGAATTCATCCTGCTGGGATTTACTATTCACCAAGAACTGCAGTACATCCTGTTCCTGGTGTTTCTGTTTGTCTGTGTCACATCTGTAGTGGGCAATGTTGGCATGATTCTGATCATCAAGATTGACTCCCATCTCCACACTCCCATGTACATTTTCCTCCAACACTTGGCTTTTGTTGACTTCTGTTACACCTCCACCCTCACTCCAAAGATGCTGCAAAACTTCCTGGTGACCCACAAGTCTATCTCATTCTCAGGGTGTCTGATCCAGTTGTTGCTTTATGCTATGTTTGCTACTATTGATTGTTACCTTCTTGTGGCCATGGCCATAGACTGGTATGTGGCCATTTGTAACCCTCTGTGCTACCCAGTGGTCATGTCTCAGAGAGTTTCCATTCAGCTCATTGCTGGGTCTTATGTTATGGGATCCCTGAATGCCTCTATCCATACcggttttacattttctctgttCTTCTGTAATTCCAACACCATCAATCACTTTTTCTGTGATGTGCCCCCACTCCTGACCCTTTCCTGTTCCAGAACTAATATCAATATCATGTTGTTAATTGTATGCATGGGCTTCAATCTGATAAGCACTCTCATGGTGGTGTTCTTATCCTACATTTACATCATGGCTGCAATCTTGAGGATGTGCTCTGTTGCAAGGAGATCCAAGACCTCCTCTACTTATGCCTCTCACCTGATGGCTATCATGATTTTCTATGGGACTCTTTCTTACATGTACTTACAGCCTTCTTCTAATGAGTCCCAGGAAAATGATTATGTAGCCTCAGTGTTTTAG